A genomic stretch from Hemicordylus capensis ecotype Gifberg chromosome 5, rHemCap1.1.pri, whole genome shotgun sequence includes:
- the LOC128327504 gene encoding apolipoprotein L2-like, with the protein MEENGSGDSAPFLKDFLVQREVIEMCICCLRETADSIDKTHKDCTIANITASSAGASSGILTILGLSLAPVTAGASLILTITGASIGAAAAVTGISASISERVINSKKSERSRQLISKCEESLNKCKKSLAMLIGCSEKDFDSEFSPVSKLANGIRSVWRIAANAKALKVAQANPALKILAKEATAAGGITRASLKGVQEVEEAFKGTALAMTKGTRVLGAVGAGLFLAVDAYFIVQDAIHLVKGGKAEEAAKIRDQANRLEEVLEKLSKLYEQPSMPPAS; encoded by the exons ATGGAGGAAAATGGCAGTGGTGATTCTGCCCCCTTTCTAAAGGACTTTCTTGTCCAGAGAGAAGTGATTGAAATGTGCATCTGTTGTCTTCGGGAAACAGCAGACTCCATCGACAAGACCCACAAGGACTGCACCATTGCCAACATTACTGCCAGCTCTGCAGGTGCCTCATCTGGCATCTTGACCATCCTGGGCCTGAGCTTGGCCCCAGTCACAGCTGGTGCAAGTTTAATCCTGACCATCACAGGGGCTAgcataggagcagcagcagcagtaactgGCATTTCTGCAAGTATATCAGAGCGAGTCATTAATTCAAAGAAAAGCGAACGCTCACGACAACTGATAAGCAAATGTGAGGAAAGCTTAAACAAATGCAAGAAAAGCCTAGCAATGTTGATTGGCTGCAGTGAAAAAGATTTTGACTCTGA GTTTTCTCCAGTTTCAAAATTGGCTAACGGTATCCggagtgtgtggagaattgcagccaatGCAAAAGCTCTGAAAGTTGCTCAAGCTAATCCTGCCTTGAAGATTTTAGCAAAGGAAGCTACGGCTGCAGGAGGTATAACGCGGGCTTCACTCAAGGGGGTCCAGGAAGTTGAAGAAGCCTTTAAAGGAACTGCCCTTGCTATGACCAAAGGAACCAGGGTTCTGGGTGCTGTGGGAGCTGGGTTGTTTCTTGCCGTAGATGCCTATTTCATTGTTCAGGATGCCATACATTTGGTGAAAGGGGGCAAGGCAGAAGAGGCAGCTAAGATCAGAGACCAGGCTAATAGGTTAGAAGAGGTACTGGAGAAGCTTAGTAAGTTGTATGAGCAACCGAGTATGCCCCCTGCTAGttag